A genomic window from Synechococcus sp. WH 8016 includes:
- a CDS encoding UvrD-helicase domain-containing protein produces the protein MRSRFEPNQYPLDAGVRLIEASAGTGKTFALAHLVLRLVTERKLNLKELLVVTFTEAAAAELRDRIGRRLNDALQALLQPQAQDSDSKSGSPPNSPPRDAVLEEWLSIHGQDPHSRRTIASQLLEALEGLERADITTIHGFCRRSLRRQALQNGTAMEVCLDDDSHHLCQEVAYDYWEQQVLALPADDVSGLLHAGLSADQLSQALRRLDSDCAVRIANTEGAHEQPRPLIECFDHWLRSSWTEFEAQWETSGHALETAFRDCATDWRSQGQTDTKPYAPKPKKDRASAIDAWINQENNTQSLRISYGTVRQQHLLADYFHPGCFSKTARRCSEINPNLPQPTLQQAIAALWDGPAEQVWRHALNHGLHTLASRRAQQGVISFSGLLDALDPKPSDAEPQRWLAPIQQRYRVALIDEFQDTDPLQWRLLQACFATPDHLLLIVGDPKQAIYRFRGGDLNTYKQARQSADRIDNLLDNRRTTPSLMEAMNQWMAPGLILSDLEVPPVTPCASALPLDLQDGEQPLQLIELPADNPDDLPSRTSLESTIPPLVAGQALHLLDSDPSLTPSDLCVLVSRHRQAEAVREQLALRGLPSRLVSPGDVLSTTGATELQHLLDALATPADGGRLRRLACSALMQWTSRQLQNAESNGDLDRLAGQLRNLQDNLPYLGLLGCLSQLLEGRMLADLSSRGRLLGDIQQCARLVQDAMHRQGLDLGSAADWLRRQRLQPIEPTPDIRQPHSDLAESAVAVVTVHRSKGLQYPVVICPYLWQAPAESKGPLWRNPANDPKGTWQVALNPHWDRGHKAAERDQYDSAAEAERLAYVALTRAERHLVVFWCVAAGQEANPLASWMKELSLGDAPGMSRHSPFEHTTQPFWRPTPRLETLQLSEVPQRSLDRSWGRSSYSAWISSQNNRHAPAPADPRTLEEGRDIDAVADSEAPINPDDSADLNGPLAAFPKGPGAGDCLHRILEQVNFQGPADQAPNQLVVAEELGRAGIDHEHSDAVISALNNVLTAPLGGPLKHLKLSDLGAGRRLHELSFDLPVAQQGDPVRSAGLAHAFEADSDHRFGAHYAQSLRSLDIRSRGFLTGSIDLVFTDGDDPATARWWVADWKSNWIGERDEAGRGIACGPRHYSQAAMEEQMLTHHYPLQAHLYLLALDRYLRWRLDGYDPERHLGGYAYVFLRGISPKGGSGLVIEPAPLTRIHRLDQWLEGLSS, from the coding sequence ATGAGGAGCCGTTTTGAACCCAATCAGTACCCCCTCGATGCCGGAGTGCGTCTCATAGAAGCCAGTGCTGGCACGGGCAAAACCTTTGCATTAGCCCACCTGGTCTTGCGGCTGGTGACTGAACGGAAGCTCAACCTCAAAGAGCTTTTGGTGGTCACCTTCACAGAAGCCGCTGCTGCCGAATTACGGGATCGCATTGGCCGGCGTCTGAACGACGCCCTACAAGCCCTGCTCCAACCCCAAGCGCAGGACTCCGACTCCAAATCCGGCTCCCCACCCAACTCACCACCCAGAGATGCCGTGTTGGAGGAGTGGCTGTCCATCCATGGGCAAGATCCCCACAGCCGGCGCACCATTGCCAGCCAGCTGCTGGAAGCGCTGGAAGGACTGGAGCGAGCCGATATCACGACCATCCATGGCTTCTGCCGGCGCAGCCTTCGCCGGCAAGCTCTCCAGAACGGCACAGCGATGGAGGTGTGCCTTGACGATGACAGCCACCATCTCTGCCAAGAGGTGGCTTACGACTACTGGGAACAGCAGGTGCTAGCCCTGCCAGCTGACGACGTTTCCGGGCTCCTGCACGCCGGCCTCTCAGCCGATCAACTGAGCCAAGCCCTCCGTCGTTTGGATAGCGATTGCGCTGTTCGGATCGCCAACACGGAAGGGGCCCACGAGCAACCGCGTCCGCTGATCGAGTGCTTTGACCACTGGCTCCGATCCAGCTGGACTGAATTTGAAGCGCAGTGGGAAACCAGCGGACACGCCTTAGAAACAGCCTTTCGCGACTGCGCCACGGATTGGCGAAGCCAAGGCCAAACCGACACCAAGCCCTACGCACCGAAACCGAAAAAAGATCGCGCCAGCGCAATCGACGCTTGGATCAACCAGGAAAACAACACGCAATCGTTACGCATTAGTTACGGCACCGTGCGACAACAGCATCTGCTCGCTGACTACTTCCATCCGGGTTGTTTCAGCAAAACAGCCCGCCGCTGCAGCGAAATCAATCCCAACCTTCCACAACCAACCCTGCAACAAGCCATTGCGGCGCTATGGGATGGCCCAGCTGAGCAGGTCTGGCGCCATGCGCTCAACCACGGACTCCACACCCTGGCTAGCCGCCGCGCTCAACAGGGCGTGATCAGCTTTTCTGGCTTGCTCGACGCCCTTGATCCCAAACCATCAGACGCGGAACCACAACGCTGGCTAGCCCCGATTCAGCAGCGCTACCGCGTTGCTCTAATCGACGAATTTCAAGACACGGATCCTCTGCAGTGGCGCCTGCTCCAGGCCTGCTTTGCAACGCCAGACCATCTCTTGCTGATAGTGGGCGATCCCAAGCAAGCGATCTACCGCTTTCGAGGAGGAGATCTCAACACCTACAAACAAGCCCGACAAAGCGCCGATCGAATCGACAACCTGCTCGACAACCGGCGTACAACGCCTTCCCTAATGGAGGCGATGAACCAGTGGATGGCTCCAGGCCTCATCTTGTCGGACCTCGAGGTGCCGCCCGTCACCCCCTGCGCCAGTGCCCTTCCCTTAGACCTCCAGGACGGCGAGCAGCCTCTCCAACTGATCGAGCTTCCAGCAGATAACCCTGACGACCTCCCCTCCCGCACATCCCTCGAATCGACCATTCCGCCCTTGGTCGCAGGCCAAGCCCTCCACCTGCTGGACAGCGATCCCTCTCTCACCCCATCGGATCTTTGCGTTCTTGTGAGCCGTCATCGCCAGGCCGAGGCGGTGCGAGAACAGCTCGCCCTAAGAGGACTTCCCAGCCGCCTGGTCAGTCCTGGAGATGTCCTCAGCACCACCGGTGCCACAGAGCTGCAACATCTCCTCGATGCCCTCGCCACGCCCGCCGATGGCGGACGCTTGCGGCGACTCGCCTGTTCTGCCTTGATGCAATGGACAAGCCGTCAGTTGCAGAACGCGGAGAGCAACGGTGATCTCGACCGACTGGCAGGGCAACTTCGCAACCTGCAAGACAACCTCCCATACCTCGGGTTGCTCGGTTGCCTGTCCCAACTCCTCGAGGGGCGAATGCTCGCTGATCTCTCCAGCCGCGGGCGCTTGTTAGGCGACATTCAGCAATGTGCCCGACTGGTGCAAGACGCCATGCATCGACAGGGTCTCGACCTGGGCAGCGCCGCAGATTGGCTGAGGCGACAACGCTTACAACCGATCGAACCCACCCCCGACATCAGACAGCCCCACAGCGACTTGGCAGAAAGCGCGGTAGCCGTCGTCACCGTGCACCGAAGCAAAGGCCTGCAGTACCCCGTGGTGATCTGCCCCTATTTATGGCAAGCACCAGCGGAGAGCAAAGGCCCCCTTTGGCGAAACCCAGCCAACGATCCAAAAGGCACTTGGCAGGTGGCGCTCAACCCCCATTGGGACCGGGGACACAAAGCCGCCGAACGTGATCAATACGACAGTGCTGCCGAAGCAGAGCGGCTGGCCTACGTGGCACTCACGCGGGCGGAGCGCCATCTCGTGGTGTTTTGGTGCGTCGCTGCTGGACAGGAGGCCAACCCTCTGGCCAGCTGGATGAAGGAGCTCTCCTTAGGCGACGCACCAGGCATGAGTCGCCATTCACCGTTCGAGCACACAACCCAGCCGTTCTGGCGTCCAACTCCGAGGCTTGAGACCTTGCAGTTATCGGAGGTTCCTCAACGCAGCCTCGACCGCAGCTGGGGTCGGAGCAGCTATTCCGCCTGGATCTCCTCTCAAAACAACCGTCACGCCCCAGCTCCTGCGGATCCACGCACGCTCGAAGAGGGCCGTGACATCGATGCTGTAGCCGACAGCGAAGCCCCCATCAACCCGGACGATTCAGCCGATCTAAATGGCCCGCTTGCCGCCTTTCCCAAAGGCCCAGGAGCGGGAGATTGTCTGCACAGAATTCTTGAACAGGTGAACTTTCAAGGTCCTGCAGACCAAGCGCCCAATCAGCTGGTGGTAGCTGAGGAGCTTGGCCGAGCGGGAATCGACCACGAGCACAGCGATGCTGTGATCTCAGCGCTCAACAACGTGCTGACGGCACCCCTAGGAGGCCCCCTCAAACACTTAAAGCTGTCCGATTTGGGTGCGGGTAGACGTCTTCATGAGCTCAGCTTTGATCTACCTGTTGCCCAGCAAGGCGATCCCGTGCGCTCTGCAGGCTTAGCCCATGCGTTCGAGGCAGACAGCGACCATCGTTTTGGTGCTCACTACGCGCAAAGCCTGCGGTCGTTGGACATTCGCAGTCGGGGGTTTCTCACGGGATCGATCGATCTGGTGTTCACCGATGGGGATGATCCAGCCACAGCCCGATGGTGGGTCGCGGATTGGAAAAGCAATTGGATTGGAGAACGGGACGAGGCTGGCCGTGGCATCGCCTGCGGACCCCGGCATTACAGCCAAGCCGCAATGGAGGAGCAGATGCTCACCCATCACTACCCGCTCCAGGCCCATCTCTACCTGTTGGCCCTGGATCGCTACCTGCGCTGGAGGCTCGATGGCTACGACCCCGAACGCCACCTCGGCGGCTACGCCTATGTCTTCCTCAGAGGCATCAGCCCGAAAGGGGGCTCAGGGCTCGTGATCGAGCCCGCCCCCTTAACGCGAATTCACCGGCTGGACCAGTGGCTTGAGGGGCTGTCGTCATGA